Proteins encoded within one genomic window of Lysinibacillus sphaericus:
- a CDS encoding ABC transporter ATP-binding protein codes for MLEIQQLSIWIQTENGEKQVVRDASMMIPAGQTVGIVGESGSGKTMLCHAVMQLFRDSRRYNGDILFEGRSLLAMDEQEMRQLRGNDIALIMQNPMAMFNPLVTVGDHFVETMQAHTPVKKQQALKLAAQQLARFQLPDPSILKKYPHELSGGMLQRIMIALAASLSPKLLLADEPTTALDTLTQLEILEELALYQQQTNTSMLIVSHDLGVIAKMADIIVVMRRGQIMEYGPANCILVEPVHSYTQALLAAKDNKYSLEQLVDAWTGEVSGELYEYRQGHWVRQEETSC; via the coding sequence ATGTTAGAAATACAACAACTTTCTATTTGGATACAAACCGAGAATGGGGAAAAACAAGTCGTACGAGATGCTAGTATGATGATTCCTGCTGGTCAAACAGTCGGTATAGTTGGAGAGAGTGGCAGTGGTAAAACGATGTTGTGTCATGCAGTTATGCAACTATTTCGGGATTCTAGACGCTATAATGGTGATATTTTATTTGAAGGACGTTCATTATTAGCCATGGACGAGCAAGAAATGCGACAGCTTCGAGGTAATGATATTGCGCTTATTATGCAAAATCCGATGGCTATGTTTAACCCTTTGGTTACAGTTGGCGATCATTTCGTTGAAACGATGCAAGCACATACCCCTGTGAAAAAACAACAGGCACTAAAATTAGCCGCACAACAACTAGCGCGCTTTCAACTACCGGATCCATCAATTTTAAAAAAATATCCACATGAATTAAGTGGTGGGATGCTCCAACGCATTATGATTGCTCTTGCAGCGAGTCTTAGCCCAAAGCTGTTATTAGCCGATGAACCAACGACAGCTCTAGATACGTTGACACAACTTGAGATTTTAGAGGAATTAGCATTATATCAACAGCAAACAAATACAAGTATGCTGATTGTCTCACATGATTTAGGCGTAATTGCCAAAATGGCGGATATCATTGTGGTTATGCGCCGAGGGCAAATTATGGAATATGGTCCTGCTAACTGTATTTTAGTGGAGCCTGTTCATTCCTATACACAAGCACTATTAGCAGCGAAGGATAATAAATACTCGCTTGAACAATTAG